A genome region from Kaistia algarum includes the following:
- a CDS encoding (2Fe-2S)-binding protein, with protein sequence MSALVTIDLDGRAVEAEAGRPLGALLHRELNAVLRHTAKDGAPRGLFCGMGVCFDCLVRVDGREGVRACVTPIRAGMRVETVRS encoded by the coding sequence ATGAGCGCGCTCGTCACCATCGATCTCGATGGCCGCGCGGTCGAGGCGGAGGCGGGGCGCCCGCTGGGCGCGCTGCTCCATCGCGAGCTGAATGCCGTGCTTCGTCATACGGCGAAGGACGGCGCGCCGCGCGGACTCTTCTGCGGCATGGGCGTGTGCTTCGATTGCCTGGTCCGTGTCGATGGGCGCGAGGGCGTACGCGCCTGCGTGACGCCGATCCGCGCCGGCATGCGCGTCGAGACGGTGCGCTCATGA
- a CDS encoding FAD/NAD(P)-dependent oxidoreductase — MSGPMRRIETDLLVVGGGPAGLEAARAAAEAGIAVDLVDAGFRPGGQYWMQDPTGAAPLSVQGEEGAAAIAKSQASGVAFHAGAEVFAAFPDRRVLANTADGPIEFVPRAIIVATGAHDRAMPFPGWTLPGVMTPGAGQRLAKLGGASAGERVVLAGSGPFLLAVAETLVKLGKPPVALIEARHTDLAIIAHLARHPGRWREAARLLVAARAIPERRSGWIVTEAIGDERVTAIRIAPVDRSGRIDRDRSETIGGIDALLVGWGFRPMIELTALLRCRHEHDPALGGWHCITDRASGRTSVEGVYAAGEVTGIAGAVPARLSGRLAGLSAAADLGADTAGDESERASLGEQLARARAFSDGLGRLYAPPADLATLAQDDTIVCRCEEITRAEIASAFAAGTDAVAGAKIWTRAGMGRCQGRICGAAIADIAAAETGITPREAGFNPPRIPLRPVPLSAVLEATRDGQE, encoded by the coding sequence ATGAGTGGACCCATGAGGCGGATCGAGACGGATCTGCTCGTCGTCGGCGGCGGCCCGGCCGGTCTCGAAGCCGCGCGGGCCGCGGCGGAAGCGGGCATTGCGGTCGACCTCGTCGACGCCGGATTTCGTCCGGGCGGACAATACTGGATGCAGGACCCGACGGGGGCTGCGCCGCTCTCCGTGCAGGGCGAGGAGGGGGCGGCGGCCATCGCCAAGTCCCAGGCCAGCGGTGTTGCCTTCCATGCCGGCGCCGAGGTTTTCGCTGCCTTTCCGGATCGGCGCGTTCTGGCGAATACGGCGGACGGCCCGATCGAATTCGTGCCGCGCGCCATCATCGTCGCGACCGGCGCGCATGACCGCGCGATGCCATTCCCCGGCTGGACCTTGCCCGGTGTCATGACGCCGGGCGCCGGCCAGCGCCTCGCCAAGCTCGGCGGGGCGAGTGCCGGCGAGCGAGTCGTGCTCGCCGGCAGCGGGCCGTTCCTGCTGGCGGTGGCCGAGACGCTGGTGAAGCTCGGCAAGCCGCCGGTTGCGCTGATCGAGGCCCGGCACACCGATTTGGCGATCATCGCTCATCTCGCGCGCCATCCCGGCCGCTGGCGCGAGGCGGCTAGGCTGTTGGTGGCGGCCCGTGCCATTCCCGAGCGGCGCAGCGGCTGGATCGTCACCGAGGCGATCGGCGATGAGCGCGTCACGGCTATCCGCATCGCGCCGGTCGATCGCAGCGGGCGAATCGATCGCGATCGTTCCGAGACCATCGGCGGGATCGATGCGCTGCTGGTCGGCTGGGGCTTCCGGCCGATGATCGAGCTGACGGCGCTGCTGCGCTGCCGGCACGAGCATGATCCGGCGCTCGGCGGCTGGCATTGCATCACGGACCGGGCGAGCGGACGCACCTCGGTTGAAGGCGTCTATGCCGCCGGGGAAGTCACGGGCATTGCCGGCGCCGTTCCGGCCCGGCTCTCGGGTCGCCTCGCCGGGCTCTCTGCTGCGGCCGACCTCGGCGCCGATACCGCAGGCGACGAGAGCGAGCGCGCGAGCCTCGGGGAACAGCTCGCCCGGGCGCGTGCCTTTTCCGATGGCCTCGGGCGGCTCTATGCGCCGCCCGCCGACCTCGCGACATTGGCCCAGGACGACACGATCGTCTGCCGCTGCGAAGAAATCACGCGCGCCGAAATCGCTTCAGCCTTCGCTGCGGGGACCGACGCCGTCGCGGGCGCCAAGATCTGGACGCGGGCCGGCATGGGACGCTGCCAGGGACGCATCTGCGGCGCCGCCATCGCGGACATCGCAGCCGCCG